The following coding sequences are from one Rattus norvegicus strain BN/NHsdMcwi chromosome 11, GRCr8, whole genome shotgun sequence window:
- the Olig1 gene encoding oligodendrocyte transcription factor 1 → MYYAVSQARVNAAPATMLRPQRPGDVQLGASLYELVGYRQPPISSSSSTSSSSTASLLPKPAREKPEAPLAEPRGPAPESGGARADAKEEQQQQQLRRKINSRERKRMQDLNLAMDALREVILPYSAAHCQGAPGRKLSKIATLLLARNYILLLGSSLQELRRALGDGAGPAAPRLLLAGLPLLAAAPGSVLLAPGAVGPPETLRPTKYLSLALDEPPCGQFALPAGGAGSPGLCSCAVCKFPHLVPAGLGLAAVQAQFSK, encoded by the coding sequence ATGTACTATGCGGTTTCCCAGGCGCGTGTGAACGCGGCTCCCGCGACCATGTTGCGGCCACAGCGGCCCGGAGATGTGCAGCTCGGGGCTTCGTTGTACGAGCTGGTGGGTTACAGGCAGCCACCCATCTCGtcatcctcctccacctcctcctcctctaccgcGTCCCTTCTCCCTAAACCTGCGCGTGAGAAGCCTGAAGCTCCGCTCGCTGAGCCTCGGGGACCAGCGCCGGAGTCCGGGGGCGCCCGGGCCGACGCCaaagaggagcagcagcagcagcagctgaggcGCAAGATCAACAGCCGCGAGCGGAAGCGCATGCAGGACCTGAACTTGGCCATGGACGCGCTGCGCGAAGTTATCCTACCCTACTCCGCGGCGCACTGCCAGGGCGCGCCGGGCCGTAAGCTCTCCAAGATCGCTACGCTGCTGCTCGCCCGCAACTACATCCTGCTGCTGGGCAGCTCTCTGCAGGAGCTGCGCCGCGCGCTCGGCGACGGTGCGGGACCCGCCGCCCCGCGCCTGCTCCTTGCGGGCCTGCCCCTGCTGGCCGCCGCGCCGGGCTCTGTGCTGCTGGCACCGGGCGCCGTGGGACCCCCCGAAACGCTGCGCCCCACCAAGTACCTGTCTCTAGCGCTCGACGAGCCACCGTGCGGCCAGTTCGCTCTCCCCGCTGGTGGCGCGGGTAGCCCCGGCCTCTGCTCCTGTGCGGTGTGCAAGTTCCCGCATCTGGTCCCCGCCGGCCTGGGCTTGGCAGCGGTGCAGGCTCAGTTCTCCAAGTGA